A genomic window from Heterodontus francisci isolate sHetFra1 chromosome 36, sHetFra1.hap1, whole genome shotgun sequence includes:
- the LOC137351838 gene encoding zinc finger protein 551-like translates to MCGKGFTQSTNLLKHQRVHTREKWFTCSMCGKGFINPSNLLTHQRVHTGERPFTCSVCGKGFINSSNLLTHQRLHTGERPFTCLECGKGFNTLSNLRTHERVHSEKRPFKCSDCEKSFKSKNELLQHQHTHKCLEFGKGFNPLLSLQSHQQFHSDKRPFNCSDCEKRFKSKNNLLNHQQTCTGERPFTCSVCGKGFTRSSHLTQHQLVHTDKRLFKCSDCEKRFKSKGNLLRHQRVHTGERPFTCTECGKECRHSSELLMHQRVHTGERPFTCSVCGKGFTRSSHLTQHQLVHTDKRLFKCCDCEKRFKSKGSLLRHQRVHTGEGPFTCSVCGKGFTATSYLSEHQLIHTEQRPF, encoded by the coding sequence atgtgtgggaaggggttcactcagtcaaccAACCttttgaaacaccagcgagttcacactaggGAGAAATGGTTCACCtgctcaatgtgtgggaagggattcattaatCCATCcaatctgctgacacaccagcgagttcacactggggagaggccattcacctgctcagtgtgtgggaagggattcattaattcatccaacctgctgacacaccagcgacttcacactggagagaggccattcacctgccttgaatgtgggaagggatttaatacTTTATCAAACCTCCGGACACATGAGCGGGTTCATTCTGAGAAGAGAccctttaaatgttctgactgtgaaaagagctttaaaagcaaaaaCGAGCTGTTgcaacaccaacacactcacaagTGCCTTGAATTTGGGAAGGGATTTAACCCTTTATTGAGCCTCCAGTCACACCAGCAGTTTCATTCTGATAAGAGGCCCTTTAACTGTTCTGACTGTGAAAAGAGGTTTAAAAGCAAAAATAATTTACTGAATCACCAACAAACttgcactggggagagaccgttcacctgctctgtgtgtgggaagggattcactcggtcgtcCCACCTCACTcagcaccaacttgttcacactgataaaagactttttaaatgttctgactgtgagaagagatttaaaagtaaaggcaatctgctgagacaccagcgagttcacacaggggagaggccgttcacctgcacggAGTGTGGGAAGGAATGCAGGCATTCATCCGAGCTTCTGATGCACCaacgagttcacacaggggagagaccgttcacctgctctgtgtgtgggaagggattcactcgatcGTCCCACCTCACTcagcaccaacttgttcacactgataaaagactttttaaatgttgtgactgtgagaagagatttaaaagtaaaggcagtttgctgagacaccagcgagttcacactggggaggggccgttcacctgctctgtgtgtgggaagggattcacagcGACATCCTACCTCTCCGAACACCAACTTATTCACACTGAACAGAGAcctttttaa